The Mytilus edulis chromosome 4, xbMytEdul2.2, whole genome shotgun sequence nucleotide sequence CTTATTCATACTTTCCCAAATTTCTATGTAAATTTTCCAGGGGAACATTCTGTTGCTGCATTTACctgaaagtttaatttatttatttgtaatgaaaaggTGTAATATATACTAATAAACTACTAAATCTATATAATATTTCAGTGAGTGCAAAATTAATCCAATCATGCATTAcaacatcaatttaaaaagattatattataccTGACTAACAAAGGTACTCATTAAGAgttttataatatgatatatggCCAGGTTTTTGAAGTGATTGCAATAATTAGGTCAGCTGATGGGTATGCATTTTATATTGCTTTTGCATATGATGGCCATCCTTTTtagtggtttttgttttgtgaacAATGGCAATTTGGAATGCAATAATtgacaatataaatgatatagggAGCATTATAGGGTCCAATGCAAATAAATTcaaggtatacatgtatatttaataggtGTGACCTTTACCATATATGTGTACCTTAAATCAAAAcagttgaactgttctttttggtaaaaatttacatatatacagCATGTGACCAAGTTTTAAATAAACATAAGTTATCTACATCACATAGTTATCTTCATTGTCAGAATTGTGGCACATAAGAACCAGTGGCAGTCTTGATAATatactttgtatttaaattataaaataaagtacaaatcaaTAGTGTAAAATGTGGATCACTGTGACCTTCTTTTGCCTGGAAGCTGAGTTACTTACTAGACTCTGAGAGTGTATATATAAGTTTGCATGATCTGACACCTTTTAGTTGCTGAGATATACATTTGTTGTATATGAAATTGGATGTTTAATGTAACCAAAGTCAGTGAAGTGGAAAATGTAGGTCAGTGACATCTGTGTACAAGTTTACATGATCCTACATTTTATAGTTGAGTCTACTAAATATATTGTCcaaaaagaaatgttataaatGCCTGCAAAACACCATTATCAGATTAAAAAGTCTCAAATGGAacctaagttttttttcaaaggtaactacatgtaattatcctaaaatgtatgtatttaccATTGACAGTCATCCTTCATTTTTCTACAAAACTGCTGCTAATAACCTGCTGTTAAATGATGACCATGAGACCTACAattgataacaaatataacaaaaattaaataagtaaattaaTATAATCAGATAATATAGGATTCATATCAATGGTGGttgttcaatatcaaaatagtgaaaataatgataaaaaagcCATATTCCATATAATAACAAGAGCATTGCTAAGTATGGCATCCTCTCACCATAGAAGACTGTTGCTTTCACATGGGTGTTTAGAATCTACAATGTCCACTTTCACCTTGACATTTGGGAATAtcttttctattaataaagttaaagtctaaattctttaaatttacctGTATTACTTTCATAGTTTCAACCAGTACCAAACATTTGCAATTCTGCAACATAACTAGCTTCAACCTAATGAAAAAAAgtgataacaaatatatataaatgaaagtgCATGCAGTGTTCAAATACTATAgctaaaacatattacatttaaaattaactgGAAACTCAGGCTGTTAAcaatgaaatttgtaataataatatgtataaaggctttcaaaaccaaataggtttcattaaatttgttgaaattatacattaatatcatgaatatagatttcatttaataaattataCATATGTAAGTAACTAATtctagttcaatatttttgttgaaacaaattcTGTCATGTTCTATACATGAAAGTCTTCAAGTATATATAACAATGCTTTAccacaaaattgatttgaaatattgaccctaaacttgaaattattaccaagatctgttaattcatttttatgacTGCTTAAGtgcaaatatgaatataattatggtCCTCATTATACTTTATATCTACTTAGGAAAATTTATGAATTATATGACTAAAGGTTTAATTACCTTCCAATTATTCATTAAATTAACcatgtttaaaactgtttcttcttttgaatttatttacagGATTCTTTTGCAACTgcaaatattttctttccagtTTAATTCTCCTTTTTCTTTAAGTATGGCTGATGAATTCACAGACAGTACATTCAATCCattaaggaaattgttgaaatgtGTGGCACAAATTCCTGCATGCATCATTCctgaaaaatatgatatgaaatgTCAGTCTGCACATGTATTGGTTAATtagataaactataaactatttagacttgagttcataattttatttggaatatacaattgattttttcaatttatatttatataatatgattgTGAATTCATGTTTACCTTTATTCTAATAGATCACAGACtcacatttatttctaataatGTGGAATGAGGGTGGGTGCCCCccttcttaattttcttttttgccttCATGCATTATCCTGCATTCTACACATCATTATAAATGACTAAATATGTAAGGTTTCCGACCACTTGGTCTCTGATTACATGCAAAAGATGACTTAATATGAAAATTCTgattattaaataaagaaaactaatattttgagtttgtaaaacattatttttgtgaaTGAATCATTGTGACTgcaattgtttactttttcaattctaattttatttatgGTTATATAATTGCTACCAAAtaagtatttacaaaataatcctCTCCTTTTGGATGCAAAACTAAAAAGCCCCTTATGTATAGATGTCTTTGtgtacattgcaaaaatgataaataacttCCAGGGGCAAAATTCCAGAAAAATTACCAAGTCCAGCTTCATAAAAAATTTGGGCAGCACTTCCCCTCAAAATAAAGCTTTTTACCCTCAAACCACATAAACCCCAGACCATAATAGAGgggaattaaagaaagaaaaagagagGTGTGGGGTAGGTTCATTTATTCAAGACATGAAACCATACACCTTCTCCAACCAGTAAAATGTGTAAAGTCTAAAGAGAATATATAATAAAGAGAAAATTGAACTCTCTTACCATGTCCAGCTTTTGAATTGATAACAAATCCACCAGTCCCATTTTCCCCCTCGTTTCTACACTGTCACACATGATATGCAGGTTACATGCACTGCAGCTACAACGATATGGTATTGACAAAATGCTTCACGGCCTCCACCTCCTGGTCCAAGCCTTGAAGGTCGTATTTCCGTTCACAGACAGTATCCGCAGGGGACAGTTTTGCATCTTAACGAACATATTCTGCGCTAGGTGATCATCAGAGCTAGCCGTCGACCTTCTTTCCAGGTTCCGTCAAACGAAACATCACTGTCTGTGATCGGACGCCGAATTTCTCCAACTCTCAAAAACTTATATCATATGATATTATAAGTTGAGAATCATTTAAGACTGTGAACTTTCAGGCTGAAGCTattcatattctttatttttaaagaacgCATGCATTTATCCTTTATGATAAACCTTCCTTTCTTCTGAGCGATGAGCTGTAACTTGGAAGTTGTTTACACACGTTGACAACAGACGACATCGGAACTGTTACCGTGACCTAGATATACAGGCGATATATCCTAAATTTTTAAACGGGAACCAGTTTTACATCAGTAAAATGTTGTTATCTCCCTTAGTATCGGAagtcacaaaaaaatacggtttcacatcaaatgtcaagtaaaatgactggtTTTGACACTTTttagcactatgataaagaaatgtcgatgctgtatagattgaaataaacaattaatttccccataggcgacaatggtagcctttttcgagatacagactttaaaatgttgacttttttaacgaaaccttgctagaatgaaggaaaagttattaggacagtattttttggtccaaaaaatataggttcgcgttgcttttcgtagcgtattttgtacttatctccaatgcctatcaattttgcccttaaaaatacgtgtcttgtcctagcgttgaaaagtcatctcaggaCCTtaagggctacggaataatttttattttgccttttgtataaagcagagtgcacgcaGTCTCTATTAATAAAATAACGgacgcacatatcgaccaatcaggattagccatactcttaattctgaataccatgttatactcataaaatggctgcgcccataaaatctaatggtgtattgtaaccttcTCCTTgattaaataaacaatataaaatttcatgtttCTCAGGAGTGATATGAATATTTTGCATAAACTTGTCCATCGTTTTCGCTTCGCTCCACTTAACAACCCCCCATCCTTTTTTTTATCCACTTTCCCAAAATTCAGCATCCAACCCTGCAAATCAATGATTCATTTTCAATTAACCATCTTGTTTTAATGCAACTAGTTCATCTAGTCTTAAGTTTGAGTTTTATCAATCAATTTGAGTCCTTTAAATTTAACCATAAAGTCCTTAGTTAGGCCtcgttaaaaaaaaacacataaggAGCCCACTTGTCATCAAATATGTAGGTTCCGCAATTGTACATTTAAGAACGCTTTATTGAAGGAAACAGAATCTATAAGGAGCAAATGAGGGTTTTCAGAGGTTTGAAAAATAAAGTAATCTGAAATAACGCACGATCccattttaaaaatttggaaaaatctTTCAGTGCATTAGTATTATCTTAACTGTTATAATGATCAGAACAATCTGGTTTTCATTATTCATCCATTGTTTCCTCTGTAAAGGAAATATTGCAGGTGATATTTGACATTTAAAAGAAAGGAGATGTTGTATTAATTCAGGAAATGAAATAACGAAAAGATCTTGACTAAAAAATAAAGCTATAAAACCAATACAAACACTTGAATAAGTATTTGTCTTCTTATTAGTAACATTATGTGTGTACTTGATAAGAATACATTATCCCACATGTTAAAGATCCATGTGAACTTCCGCAGTCTTGATTTCTcaacttttatataaaatattctcCATTTCCTCGAGGACAAATATGATCTTTTACCCATatcgaaatacaaaaaaaaacgaaacatAGATTAGAATTTATCCGGTTTTAAATTAATAAGGGAGTTTGAAGGACTATATTAAATAATTAAGACAACatttaaatatagatattatAACAAATGTCTTTCCAAAATCTTAAGtttttttgaaaatcatttcggggccttttatggctgactatgcggtatgggattttctcattgttaaagggcgtacggtgacctttagttgttaatgtctgtgtcatttggtggagaattgtctcattgacaatcataccaattttttttttttttttatataatcaccAAGAAATACCTAATAACACCCATTCCACCCTTTTCATTATATCTCGATCAGTCGTGTAACATAAGATACACTAGTTAAAAGAAGTTAAATGTACATGGAAAATTACATAGTTCGATAAAAATAAATCGAACTGTAGTGGAGAAGACATGATAAGGCCATAACCACTACTGACCTCTGGGTTAATAATCAAAAGTGTATTCTCATTTAgtgattaaattttataaatcaattaaGAGGTAACATGCATATACAAAAACTAAGTGAATCGCATGAAATCTAAATAGAAAAAGCTATACCGTGTGCACAAAAAGGGTTAACAATGTAAATAGGCTAGCGGCCGTCTTAAATCTGTAGTGAGGTGATATTTGTTTTGCTCTCTGTTGAAGGCCTTACTGTgattttgagatgaagaacagtaaTACAAGCAGGTATGAATGCTCTAAAGTAGTAGGGTGCAATGTCCTTTAAAGAGAGATATAGgtatatagataaaggcaacaggagtataccgctgttcaaaactcataaatccatggacaaaaaacaaaatcggggtaacaaactaaaactgagggaaacgcattaaatataagaggagaacaacgacacagcattaaaatgtaacacacacagaaacggactaagcattagacaaaatcctatgagaataacaaagataacatcaaaaccaaatacatgaatttggaatagataagtaccgtgacacgtcttttagtaatgtgaattcacactcaaaaataagagaaaacaaacaacacaacggaaacacaacgttaaaatgtaacacacacagaatcgaactataatataacaatggccatattcctgacttggtacaggacatttttaaaggaaaaaaatggtgggttgaacctggttttgtggcatgctaaacccccctcttttatggccatgtgaaacataacattaaaatgataacacaacattacaggactacaatataaaaaaataggagaacataattgACGAAGAAACACACGATTAATAGCTaaaaaaggcaacaagtttaaaattttaatacgccaggagtgcattttgtccacacaagacttactagtgacgcccttataaaagtttgaaagccgaaacaagtacaaagttgaacttttgtgccaaaaacggccagggttttctgttaggtaccagaccatccctattatttagaataatttatacttttgcaaacagtaaattttatttataaaatgactatacaaaagatatatgataacacttaagtattaactaattacagaaaacaaccgAAATACACTACATAACCCAACGAAATGcagcacatccgaataagtttaaacctcaacgccaagtgacgtcatatttgaaattgtaaaaaatgacaaaaaaaaaaatacgtcacatttgaatttataaaacagatcatcaaaaaatgaaaaatgacgtcacatttgaatgaataagatagaataaggattgatttaagattatatttgaactaaatactaatataacatttaataacaatgcacatttcaatacagtaacttattaatagcaaactaaggtagcaattaactatattatatgtccggtttgttttgaatctaacttcaaacgtaaaccATCGTATAGATTatgttgaacaaaatgaaatctaattAATGAAGGGggtgattattttttttgccataacacataaatataataaaaaaggacgtgaacacatttgacaaaatccgatgttaattacaaatataacattaaacatttaaactaaatacatgaatttgggatagataagtaccgtataTACTTATAACTAAATCAAAATTCCGTCTCGTATACTAGTATATAGATTTAATGCTGTTAATTATGCAATGATGGACTGGTACAAACGCTTCCAAAATAGATGTTGAAATTGTGGAGTATTTTCTTCTGAAACGTATTCTTCAGCTTCTATACATGTTACATTATTCCAGATTCGAAGAAGAGATTTTGGCATGTCCTCTGGTAGAATTTTCTCAACTAAAATCACAATAAGAATATCTTTATTCTCTCTAAACATTCGCATTCTTGCCATGTCTAATTCATATTCGCACCAAGTACTTTTCAGAAAACTTTTACCGACGATCAAAATAACTTTCTTACTTTGTGAAATTGCTTCAAAAATATTATCTACTATAAGACTTCCAAGAGCAAAGTCTCGGTCATGCAAACACAAAGACAACTTTTTTTCACCTTCGAGGAATGACGTAAGCGGTCCACATACCCATCTGTAATTGTCATTGTGGTATGCGACAAAAGCACTATATTTGTACTCGCTTTGTTCGTCTAGTTTTGAATAGATCTTGTATCTTCTCCGTATAACAAGGTACCAATATTGAAGAGTTATTCTATACTTGTAGACAATACTACtgatacaaataataataatcaacaACAGCGTCAAACATACAGATGTAATCAACCAGAATTTTGATGCACACTGCTTTGTCAGTTCATCTATATTTTGTAAAGCATATGCTGTAGTTTTTTTACTCCCATCTATGTAGCCGCACGAATAGTTACCGCCATTATCTAATTTGATCTTTGTTTTGAAAAGCCATTTTATAAAACTAAGTGATTTACAATTGCATTGTAATAAGTTGCGATCAAGACGAATTTTCAAATTGCCCTTGATCCTACTCTCAAGGTCATCAAGCTCGTTCGTTACTGTTTCATCAAAcgcaattattttattattctcTAAATTGATATAACTGAGATTTTTTAATCCAGTTATCTTGAATGGAAAATCATCAAAGTTATTATTTGAAAGATCTATAGAATAAAGCGAATTATACTGAGACCGAAGTAAATTTGGATTTAAATTTTCTATTCCATTTCCAGCAAAATCAAGAATTCTTAATTTTTCCAAACCTTTAAGAAATATCCCACTAACATCATGTTGTAGTCCAATATTTAGATTTGCATTCCTACTCTGTAGTTCCTGTAGATTCTTAAACGATGATATCATTTTCGGATTTAGTATTTTACAATTAAAACCAGACATCCCAAAGAATTGTAAATTGTCCAAACCAGTAATTACACCATCACAGTTACTGAATGGTGTCCAGTTTACATCAACGTATACAACATGACTTCCGAACTTGAAGTTGACATTCGCCAATGGAGTACTACGTATACTTAATCCTGATGCGTACAATCGCTCTAAGCTAGGTGGCAAAACTACACTATATGATAGAGAATACTTCGAATCTTCTGAGTTAAaactttcattttcaattttactataaGGTCCTAGTGCAGTTGGTTCCTGTTTCGAAAAATCAAGGATTTTTAAGGCTGAAagtttgaatatttcaaaagctGTTTGAGCATCCCCGTAGATATTATTCCGCGAGACGTCTAATTTCTGTAGACAGTTCTTATATTTCATTCTTGAAATTGACCCTCCCTGAATAATGCAGATTTGATTGCGTCTAAGGATTACTTCTTTAACACAAACACCACCAAGATATGAAAAAGACTCACTAGATATTATATCAGCACCTGTTCGGGAACGGTAATTTGATGAAAAATCAATCAGCGACATGTTTCTGTCCCTTAAACTGCTCAGTACCACAAGAAGATCCGAAATTCGTATTAAATCACTTTCCACTATTGCAAGTGAACGGATAGACTGAAATGGCGCTAATGCTCCTGGTTGAACTTTTTTTAATCTACATTTGAAATTAAGATTTAGAATTGGTAACCCTTTGAAGCTCATGAACGTGtcattttgtaattcatttatcGAGCAAGGATCCAAATTTAAACTGGTTAAACTGGTCAGATACTTAAATCCGTTTCCAAATACAGCGCCATTGATGCCACTCATGGATAAAGTCTGCAGATTTGTTAAGTCTCGAAGAACACTATCAGGATATTCCTTTGAAATGTGAAATAAATTTGAAGCAATATTCAAGTACTGTAATTTTGAAACAGGTCGGAATAATCCTGAAGGTAACGATTccttttctataaaatttgatgtaAGATCTATATACGTGAGCGAGTCTAGTCCAGAAAAAGCACCAACCTCAAATAATGTTATTTTCGATGATTGAAGATACAACGTATGCACCTTTCCAAGTCCTTCGAAAGAATTGTTCGTAACTAATGTCAAACTATTTCCAGATAAATTCAGAATTGTTGTTTCTCTTGGTATTTTCCTTAATGGAATTCTTCGGAATTTCTTTGACGAACAGTCACATGTAATATCCGTTTTAGTTCTTGTAATGATACAATGAGTTgtcaaagaacatttaaacaaaacaaataaaaacaataaaacgaTATAATTCATAGTGTCTCCCAATAATCAAGCGTGTTAAGACAACGTGAATACTGATATGTTGTTCATCTGAAACAAAAATCCGGAAACGGATACACTTATTTGTTAGGTCATGTAAAACTCTGTATGAATAAATCACTTTCTATCATCGTGGGCATGAGTGCCTTAATTTATACTGAGTAAACGAAGTTTAGGAacgaatatttttaattttagattccaaaaaacaatttgaaatcaTAATTCTTAACATAAACATAAATTATAGTGTGAcaacaaaaataaccaaacatAAAGTACAAGGGATTACTATGGCATGGTATTAAATGcaaaaattctatatttttttatttaaatgcaatattttatatttaattggtatatttcttcatttaaatgcaatattttttcatttgaatggtatatttattttcatttagatgcaatattttttattcaaatggtataatttttcatttaaatggtatatttattcatttagATGCAATactttttattcaaatggtataattttttattcaaatggtaaactataattttttattcaaatggtatacTATAATTTTTCAATCAAATGGTATGATTTccattcaaatgcaatattttttattcaattggtataaaatgtcatttgaatgcaatattttttattcaattggtataatagttttttttatttatatgcaataattgTATCATGGGAAATTCTTTGACgccttaagccccagtcccactagaccacgatcgcaccacgttCACCgtgatctaaaataaatttagatcgtaatgaggtcgcggtatgagcggcatgaaaatgtaaatgttcgttgctttcacgatgctactacgtcctctctacgcttctacaaagatcccgctacgattatatcacgttctcaccgcgcttattctgtgacctcactacgcttatcaagatctttctacgctcttcatgttctcactacgaccataccacgagttatccgattgcaacacgatgtaactgcgattataacacgttcttaccacgattatactacgttcataccgcgatcttactacgttaacgttctcagcaataccgtcaacatcgtgttcaatatcaatacagttcaattccttctatttctgattatatcgtagatttctcggaaacaatacagtcatgccaccaaaatctaccagaacacgtgaGCATGGGggtaggagttgatgtagaggcagagggagcaaagtaacgagtcctgatcaagcagagatgtcggaccgaccaatccaacctaaattacaacctattgctggtccataaagctcaatgacgatattttagtgaaagATAGCaggatgtatcaatatatataggaagatgtggtatgagtgccaatgagacaactctccatccaagtaactatttataaaagtaagttacggccttcaacacggagccttggctcacatcaatcagcacgctataaaggacccaaaatattactagtgttaaaccatttaaacgggaaaacgaacggtctaatctatataaaaacgagaagcatggttgagccgttagagcaaatggataattacattcaaacaaacaaaatctagggagcttttttatataattttatgtgaaaatgacaatgagaatgatggtcgtagtgtgaacgtagtcaggtcgtaagaagagcgtgatgaggacgg carries:
- the LOC139520155 gene encoding toll-like receptor 4 yields the protein MNYIVLLFLFVLFKCSLTTHCIITRTKTDITCDCSSKKFRRIPLRKIPRETTILNLSGNSLTLVTNNSFEGLGKVHTLYLQSSKITLFEVGAFSGLDSLTYIDLTSNFIEKESLPSGLFRPVSKLQYLNIASNLFHISKEYPDSVLRDLTNLQTLSMSGINGAVFGNGFKYLTSLTSLNLDPCSINELQNDTFMSFKGLPILNLNFKCRLKKVQPGALAPFQSIRSLAIVESDLIRISDLLVVLSSLRDRNMSLIDFSSNYRSRTGADIISSESFSYLGGVCVKEVILRRNQICIIQGGSISRMKYKNCLQKLDVSRNNIYGDAQTAFEIFKLSALKILDFSKQEPTALGPYSKIENESFNSEDSKYSLSYSVVLPPSLERLYASGLSIRSTPLANVNFKFGSHVVYVDVNWTPFSNCDGVITGLDNLQFFGMSGFNCKILNPKMISSFKNLQELQSRNANLNIGLQHDVSGIFLKGLEKLRILDFAGNGIENLNPNLLRSQYNSLYSIDLSNNNFDDFPFKITGLKNLSYINLENNKIIAFDETVTNELDDLESRIKGNLKIRLDRNLLQCNCKSLSFIKWLFKTKIKLDNGGNYSCGYIDGSKKTTAYALQNIDELTKQCASKFWLITSVCLTLLLIIIICISSIVYKYRITLQYWYLVIRRRYKIYSKLDEQSEYKYSAFVAYHNDNYRWVCGPLTSFLEGEKKLSLCLHDRDFALGSLIVDNIFEAISQSKKVILIVGKSFLKSTWCEYELDMARMRMFRENKDILIVILVEKILPEDMPKSLLRIWNNVTCIEAEEYVSEENTPQFQHLFWKRLYQSIIA